The Zonotrichia albicollis isolate bZonAlb1 chromosome 6, bZonAlb1.hap1, whole genome shotgun sequence genome window below encodes:
- the TC2N gene encoding tandem C2 domains nuclear protein: MATECIKTCCKLCFCVDEEKNDSVSMVQESEAVAASKPTIVEQPPLSSVSVKRQVGCSEDYLLSKLPLDGQEVPFVVPPFRMAYVQPKNLPGISHAGGIKESARASFGERKAELHGAFQWPSCDVYNPFYLEHRVSPDLIRRCPAKADSRKLYGSVSDLRASALAGPLDVSRSMFDLRSPPHRFIKRYDSVSSVPSSSSSRKDSQGSNRSLDTITLSGDERDFGRLNVKLCYVSSVEQIWITILHCKDLSWPSSYGENPRICVKGILTLPKPVHFKSSAKEACNDIEFMETFVFAIKLQSLQAVRLVFKIQTQTPRKKTIGECSLALRELSSQESNHWLDISPPSKAPVCRAELQIGTCFQAINRRIQLQILEAQNLPVSSMPLSSNFFVKVGMFSTEGIIYKKKTRLLKSTNGQVKWGEMMVFPVSQAEQGISFLIKLYSRSSVRRKHFLGQIWLSSDSSNSEAVEQWKDTIANPEKVVVKWYSIGPS; this comes from the exons ATGGCAACAGAATGTATAAAAACCTGCTGTAAATTGTGTTTCTGCGtggatgaggaaaaaaatgatt CAGTTTCCATGGTGCAGGAATCTGAAGCAGTAGCTGCAAGCAAGCCAACTATTGTAGAGCAGCCTCCATTGTCTTCTGTGTCAGTGAAGCGTCAAGTTGGCTGTTCTGAGGATTATTTGCTTTCCAAGCTGCCCCTGGATGGCCAGGAGGTGCCATTTGTGGTCCCTCCATTCAGAATGGCTTATGTACAGCCAAAGAACCTTCCTGGTATCTCACATGCTGGAGGGATTAAAG AGTCAGCCAGAGCCTCGTTTGGCGAGcggaaggcagagctgcacgGCGCGTTCCAGTGGCCCAGCTGTGACGTCTACAACCCCTTCTATCTGGAGCATCGCGTCTCTCCTGATCTCATCAGGCGCTGCCCAGCAAAAGCAGATAGCAGGAAATTGTATGGATCAG TTAGTGATTTAAGAGCCAGTGCTTTGGCTGGGCCCCTGGATGTGAGCCGTTCGATGTTTGATCTAAGGAGCCCCCCTCACCGGTTCATCAAG AGATATGATTCAGTCTCCAGTGTACCTAGCAGTTCTTCTTCCAGGAAGGATTCACAAGGCAGCAACAGGAGTCTGG ACACTATTACGTTATCTGGTGATGAACGAGACTTTGGAAGACTGAATGTGAAGTTGTGTTATGTTTCTTCTGTAGAGCAGATTTGGATCACAATTTTACAT TGCAAAGACCTGAGCTGGCCTTCTAGCTATGGGGAAAATCCTCGGATCTGTGTCAAGGGTATTCTCACACTGCCCAAGCCAGTGCATTTCAAATCTTCTGCCAAGGAGGCCTGCAAT gACATTGAATTTATGGAAACTTTTGTTTTTGCCATTAAACTGCAAAGCCTGCAGGCTGTCAGATTGGTATTTAAAATCCagacacagactcccaggaaaAAAACGATTGGGGAATGTTCCTTGGCACTGCGGGAGCTGAGCTCACAGGAGTCCAATCATTGGCTGGATATATCTCCTCCTTCCAAAGCACCT GTGTGCCGTGCAGAACTTCAAATAGGAACTTGTTTTCAAGCAATAAATAGGAGGATACAGTTACAGATTCTTGAAGCACAAAACCTTCCTGTTTCATCTATGCCACTGTCTTCAA ATTTCTTTGTGAAAGTTGGAATGTTTAGTACAGAAGGGATCATCTATAAAAAGAAGACTCGCCTTCTGAAGTCCACTAATGGCCAAGTGAAGTGGGGAGAAATGATGGTTTTTCCAGTTAGCCAAGCAGAACAAGGAATTAGCTTTCTCATCAAGCTCTACAGCAGAAGTTCAGTGAGGAGAAAACACTTCCTAGGACAG ATCTGGTTGAGTTCTGATAGCAGCAACAGTGAAGCAGTAGAGCAGTGGAAAGATACCATTGCAAATCCTGAAAAAGTTGTTGTTAAATGGTACAGCATTGGCCCATCTTGA